GCACAGCAGACACGGCCGTAAACAGCGCCGTCAGCAGACCGCCCAGCGACGTCGCGAGAACGAACCCCAGCGCCACGTAGAACCCCATCGGGCGCTGGGTCCCCGGCAGGACGAACAGGGCGAACAGCCCCGCCGTGAACAGGCCGGCGAGTACGAAGCCGATTTTCGCGTTCCGTGGCACGTTCAGCGCCGCGACCATCGCCGCTTTCCCGCTCTGTGGCTCGGACTGGGACACACCTGTCGATAGGGGTGGCGGCCCCAAGATGCCGTCGGTCCGGCGCAACTGCTGGCGAAATCCGAACCAGTAAAGGCTCCCAAGGCAAACGTGGGAACAATGGTTACTTTCGGTACGGCGACCGCCGCCCCCGGTGAGAAAGACACGGGGCGGCTGGAGGTCGGTGAGACCCGCGACGGGTCGACGTTCGGGCTACCGGTCGCCGTCGTCAACGGTGTCGACGACGGGCGGACCCTCTACATACAGGCGGCCAGCGACGGCGACGAGTTGAACGGCGTCGGCGTCATCCAGCGAACACTCCCGCAGCTCGACCCAGCAGAGCTGTCCGGAACGATTCTAGTCTGTGGCGTCGTCAACTACCACGCGTTCCAGGTCGCCGAGCACCGCAACCCGATCGACGACACGAAGATGAATCGGGCGTATCCGGGCGACAAAACGGGGACGTCGAGCGAGCGCATCGCCGCGGCGACGTTCAACGCCGCCATCAGCGCCGACTACGTGCTCGACCTACACCAGGGGTCGACCTCGCGGATGATCGACGAGGTACGGGTCCGGTGTGGCACCCGCCACCGCCTCCACGAGGAGTGTCTCGAACTCGCGAAAGTGTTCGGCTGTGGCTACATCCTCGACCAGAAAGGCCCCGACGGGCAGTTGGCTCGCGCCGCCCCCGACGAGGGCGTGCCGACAATCGACCCCGAACTCGGCGGCTGTGTCGGCTGGGATGAACAGTCCATCCAGCGGGGCGTCGACGGTGTCTTCAACGTCCTGCACTACTACGGCTTCCTCGATGGCCACCATGACACGCGCCCCCAGACCCGCGCCTCCGGATTCGAACAGTACGGCTCCCCCGTCGGCGGCCTCATCGACCTCAAGCCCGACCTCGGCGACCGCGTCGCCCGCGGCGAGACGCTGTTCGAGGTGACCGACGTGTTCGGCGATCCGAAGGCCGAAATCACCGCCGACTCCAGCGGCGTGTTCTGGCGTGCCCGTCGACTCCCGCAGGTCGCGACCGGCGAGTACGTCTGCTCGGTCGGGACGAACGTCGACACCTACTGACAACCACTTTTTACTTCGGAGAGTGTCCTCGGCCGCGGTGCGGCCTGTGGGCACCCCCTCGCAAAACGTGGGAAAAACGCGGGACCTCGCTACGCTCGGTCCCGTGAAAC
The genomic region above belongs to Haloarcula hispanica ATCC 33960 and contains:
- a CDS encoding DUF7536 family protein, with protein sequence MSQSEPQSGKAAMVAALNVPRNAKIGFVLAGLFTAGLFALFVLPGTQRPMGFYVALGFVLATSLGGLLTALFTAVSAVRLARQ
- a CDS encoding succinylglutamate desuccinylase/aspartoacylase family protein, with the protein product MVTFGTATAAPGEKDTGRLEVGETRDGSTFGLPVAVVNGVDDGRTLYIQAASDGDELNGVGVIQRTLPQLDPAELSGTILVCGVVNYHAFQVAEHRNPIDDTKMNRAYPGDKTGTSSERIAAATFNAAISADYVLDLHQGSTSRMIDEVRVRCGTRHRLHEECLELAKVFGCGYILDQKGPDGQLARAAPDEGVPTIDPELGGCVGWDEQSIQRGVDGVFNVLHYYGFLDGHHDTRPQTRASGFEQYGSPVGGLIDLKPDLGDRVARGETLFEVTDVFGDPKAEITADSSGVFWRARRLPQVATGEYVCSVGTNVDTY